The Candidatus Paceibacter sp. DNA segment GTAAATCTTCCGGTCCGGTCGGCGAGCCTTGGGCCGTTATTCTCCGATTGAGACCGGAAACAATTCCAGTTGAAACGGTATTTTGGAATTCACCCAGCGCGTTGCCTATCGCCACCACGGTCTGACCAAGCTTCAGCGAATCGGAGTCGCCCAGAGGAATGAACGGGAAGCTGCTACCCTCAACCTTCAAAACCGCTATGTCCTGGAACGGATTTCTTGAGAGAACTTTGGCGGCGTAGGTTTTGCCGTCGTTGGCCAAAACGGAATACTCGGCCTCGGTGTCGGCCACGACGTGTTTATTGGTGAGCACTATCCCGTCTTTGGAAACAAAGAACCCAGTGCCGCCGGAAACCTGCTTCTTTTCCGTCCCTTTCTGCCTATACTGCGGTATCATAATGTCCGGGAAAAATCCGGGGAAATTTTTGAAGAATTCGTCGTCAAAAGGGCTGGCGCCGTACTGCTCCATAACCGACACGTCTCTGGTAGCGATGATGCTAACCACCGCCGGCGCGCCGTCTTTGACGATTTTTATTATCTTGTCTTCGTTGTTTACGTAAACTATTTTTTGCTTGGGCTCTTCCGAGACTTTTTCAACCACCTTGCTTATGGTGTGAGTCACCGGAGGCGGAGCTTGGTTTACCAGAGAAACGGTAACAATGCCCGTGGCCAAAGAGGTCACGAAGCTGACTAAGAGGACAAGCAAAATCACCTGATTTTTCGTTAGGTTTTCCATGTTTTCAATATAAGAAAATTTTATCAACAAGACACGCCCTGTGTCAAATATACTATCAAGGACCGACCTTGCTAGCTGCTATCAAGGTCGGTCCTTGATAGTAGCGGCAACCGCACGATAACTGTCAACCGCCTTGCGGAAGGCTTTGTCGGCCAAAATGGAACAATGGAATTTCCGCGCCGGCAGTCCGCCGAGATAATCGGCGATGTCCTGCGGTTTTATCTTAAGAGCTTCATCTAAATTCATGCCGCCGTCTTTAATGAGCATCTCCGAGAAGGCCGAGGCGCTGGCTATGGCAGTGGCGCAACCCCACGTCCGCCATTTGATGTCTTTTATTTTATCCGTTTCTTTGTCCAATCTTATCCAGATTTTTATGATATCGCCGCAGGCAAAACTGCCCACTTCGCCGAAAGCGTCAAATTCCTCGTCTTTTGGCTCATTGGCCAAAAAATTTCTCGGGTGCATGAAATGGTCTTTCACCACATCCGAATATACCCATTTGTCTACGTCAGCCATTGTTTTAAAAATTTGAAATTCGAATATCGAAATTCGAAACAAATTCTAATTTT contains these protein-coding regions:
- a CDS encoding trypsin-like peptidase domain-containing protein translates to MENLTKNQVILLVLLVSFVTSLATGIVTVSLVNQAPPPVTHTISKVVEKVSEEPKQKIVYVNNEDKIIKIVKDGAPAVVSIIATRDVSVMEQYGASPFDDEFFKNFPGFFPDIMIPQYRQKGTEKKQVSGGTGFFVSKDGIVLTNKHVVADTEAEYSVLANDGKTYAAKVLSRNPFQDIAVLKVEGSSFPFIPLGDSDSLKLGQTVVAIGNALGEFQNTVSTGIVSGLNRRITAQGSPTGPEDLQGLVQTDAAINPGNSGGPLIDLNGKVIGINTARAQAENVGFALPVNVAKRDIKDAVEFGMIKYPYMGIRYKITEDGLLVSKGENGEPAVDPDGPAAKAGILEGDLITAIDTAKINQNNTLAAVLNMRRVGETIKIKLKRADKEMTLDIVLRERPEIIK
- a CDS encoding iron-sulfur cluster assembly scaffold protein — protein: MADVDKWVYSDVVKDHFMHPRNFLANEPKDEEFDAFGEVGSFACGDIIKIWIRLDKETDKIKDIKWRTWGCATAIASASAFSEMLIKDGGMNLDEALKIKPQDIADYLGGLPARKFHCSILADKAFRKAVDSYRAVAATIKDRP